The Nicotiana tabacum cultivar K326 chromosome 5, ASM71507v2, whole genome shotgun sequence sequence GTCGACagtcgtggtattccattcatctagtgtcagttgatacgctcaaattacactttaattaaatagtataaggcggtcggtgtcaaatataataaccaacaaggttggggtcgaatcccacagggaatagctGTGAAAAGATTACTTGAAtagtgtgaaacttgacttaagTCGTAATTCTGCTCCTTTAGCTTAAAAAGAAAATGATATAATTGTGAATTAACAAGATAACTATTTTAATGTGAGAATGTAActaatttgattaaggaaaccaaggttgtgtccccatcaatgaaatgtaatgctatcggtgttaatatgatatatttctaatgtgTTCTTTGATATGCCAATGGTTTCTAAATGACTGCCCAATATTTCCCAATAGTTGGGtatattttctctttatgattttcccaaatataTAATAGTTGCAATTAAGAATAACTaatttatgccaagtagaacctacttattcctaagcgatacTATTAAACAAGGTGTAAAGCCTTGAGTTCTTGATATTCACTTCTACCAAACTCTAGCCCACTTTTCCAAGAAAAGATAGAGTAAAATGGAATGAGTAAATGTTtccaaccaccaacaataaataaagcataagaaatgaataaatatcaaccaaccattatatgtATATTCAATGTTATACACCTATTAACATTACACCAATTTAGGGttcacaaccttagtatttaaaactagctactcatacAAGAATCCAAAGACAAAGcaataaataaagtcataaagcttacaaaggtACAAGATTCTCTCTTCAAAAGAGTCCAAAATAATGGTGTATTCAATGCCTTCAATGTAGTCTCTTTTTCAGACTCAATGACCCACCAAAACCCtagtaaatctatttatagtggactAAAAATCGGGGTCAAGAttggacaaaattgcccctgcagAGCCCTTctacgaccgcataatggtcacaTATCATGTATGCAGTTCGCATAATTGAAACACGTGTCACATATTGCAGGTCTTGAAGCCCAGTTCTCCATCGCATTCCGATTTTGCGGTATGCatagcaattatgcgaccgcaaacttCATTGCAAAAGTGTTAAGCCAAATTTCCAGTTGCGATTGTGTGGTCACTATACGGTCCGCAGAagtgttatgcgaccgcataatggaccacataatCTTCTCTTCAGTTCCCAAAAgaactgtttcagtttgcagtggGTTTGCAGTCCGCACATCACTTCTGTGGTCGCAGACATACCGCATTTCTGCCCTTTTATGGATTCTTGACTTCTTTTCCATGTTTTTGGTTCTTCAAGTCTCGTTCCCTATAAAACACCAAAAATTCATAGGGATTAACTATAAATGCTTTGAAAGACGAGCTAAAGTCTATGTAATTGGTATCAAAAGTGCCTAAATTCTACGGCACATTAACACCCCCAACGTAGATtcttgcttgtcctcgagcaacTAAAACAAAATTATCCTATCCTATACTACTTCTTTTTCTGATGTATCATAAAACAGCAGTGACTGTAGATGGTTTTGACTATCAGCTAACAAGCATGTAAATTCTTTCATTTACCCTTCATGGATGAAAACGATCATTTAACAATTCGACTAATCAACTTGTGAACTTCGATCCTCAACCAAAATGACAGAATGCCACTCACAGCTAAATGTGCACTTGTATTCTACCTCAAGAACCTAACTTCTGTTATATCTTGCAATTCATGCGTGCTCACAACAAAGGAAATCCCCAACTCACACATACGCACAGGGGATGCAATCAAACACTCTTGCATTTAGAACGAAAGCTACATGCTCCAAGTATCAGTCCATATGTTTGCCCTTATTTTAACTCGCTGCTATCTCAAGAATGATTGATTATAGATCACCAAGTACTTTTCATGTGTTGTAATGTAGGCTTCGGGACGAGTTGGATGAATATTTGGGAATGTAGTGGCTATACCCTCCTTGAACTATACAtgcactttgcttctttactACATATAACTTATTGACCTCGAGTTACCGACATAGAACCACCTCAAAGTATTTCTTCAGTTTTTACAAGACTctactctatttttcttttcttttttcatttgtttttctttttggagCTGGATTATCTTCATATATATAACTTTGAGGATtttgttacttttttttttacataGAGTAGTCAACCTTACCCATTTCCACTTTAtaccaacacccccaacttaggcttttagcctcattatTGATCGTTGAAGGAAGGATGGGTTCAATagagggaattatttcacaaggggtaaaggtttgtaatgtggtAGCCAAATAAAAGGTTGAAGGCTCAACGCGGGTAACTAGGGTAAGTGATGTACCAGgaaggtcaatttggtcaaaattAGCTAGCAGTCACAAAGAGAGCCCAAGATCATTTCAGCACCCAATCATTAACCTAAGAGTTGTATTAAGAAACCAACCGGGAAAGTTGTAGATATCACAAGTTAAGCATATGCATTAATTATACAAATCCTCACTCACTCACAACGCATGAACTGTTCGACTCAGCATAATTTCAGCCCTCAAGTGAATGCACGACAACTCAAAGCTTCATCACATGATAATTGAGATTCTGAGTAAGCATAAAGTCAAAGGGCGAGCCTCAAGTTCGCAAGAATGACTagccatttttgttttttttatacaAAATTTGAAGGGTACCATTTAttcaacaaaaattcattacATGTTTGAAGCTAGAACAATCAATACCAAACAAGTCAAAACATATTGTGTTATCGCcatggttctactattacactCTTGGAAAAGAATCCGACGacgaaaaaccaaggggaattcaTTGCTATCTACCAATCTACACTATTCAAGTAAAGAGTTTATGTACAAATTTCTCACAAATATTTAACGACCCCACCCCAACCAAAAGGCATGAAATGTCCCCAATGAATACAGAATGTAAAAGCAAACTTTAGGGTCTTCTTGGGGCACACTAGGCGCTAGGAGGGGCTGAAACATTGGGGGGAAGCTGTGGGGTCAGATGCTGGCACTGCGGAAGCTACAGGTGGAACCTCAAACTATGTGGTGGTATCTGAGGCTAGAATGGGAAGCTCCACATGCTATGGAGATGGGTCTGGGACCTGTGATCTGCTAGCCTCTCCCATCGATGGCTGCATGGTCGATAGATTGGCCTTGGCGACCATGTCCGTAATAGAATATACAATTGTTGTCTGCACATCTGCTTCCTCTTCATCCTGTATATCTGTAGAGACTACAACTTATTTGCCTCTGTTGTCCCATTGATCCCTAGTCTACTCAACCAATGACTCCTCATCAGTTTCCTCATCCTCACTGTCTCCCTCATCAGTCTACCCCTCGGACTCTCTAGATCCTTCCTCTGAAGGAGTGTCAATGTGTGCAACGGAAGTCGAAACCTTTGAAGTCTCAGTACCCTGGGCTTCTGGAGCTGTCAAAAGGTTTGTGAAATCCAGGTCCAAGCTCGGAATGTGGGAAGTGCTAGTGCCCTGCTCACCTTCCTACGGAAGAAAGGAGGTCAAGTCAAACTCCAAATTTTGCATCTTGTGCAACTCTAATTTCAGCTCAGCAACATCCTTCTGGAGTTTAGGCATATCTCCAGCTTCGCCTCTCTCGACCCTCTCAAGTTGCACTTCAAAGTGCTTGAGTCGATCTTCATAGTATTGATGTTGTTGTTGAAGAATGCTTACCAAAGCTTGGATAGGGGCCAGTGCTTGCCGGATGAGGGCTGGGAGTTGTCAATTTGTCTACTTTGGTATTGGCATGTTGGGCTAGTAGACCTAGCTTTGATAGAGCTGGTAAGGCATCAGTTGGCTGTGGAGTGGGTTGCTTAGGAGTGGATGTGGAGGTAGCCGGTGTTGAGGGAGTGTCAGGCAATAAGGGAGCAACAAGTGTTGCTGAGTCTGGAGGAGGAGTGAGTGAAGGCTCTGTTGGATCGTCGACCATGGTATCTGCAACATCATTTATCCGGCGGATGTCGATATCTTGAATAGCTTTTGCTATGAGATCATGTTTGGGGATAGGAGGAACCGTTACAACTTTACACAAGGAACTGATTAGGCATGGAAAAGGGAGCGAAGTTACTTTCTGGTTCGCCCGAATCCTAATCTCACGTATATAATCTTGCCCACATCAACCTTGATGCCCGTCATGATGCATGCAATGAGGGTTCCTTCTTGATGCTTATACCTATTTCATTTCTTGAGGGCATTAGATGGGAACACACAAAACTCAGCCAGTACCAACCTTCTTGGGTAAGATCCCTCTTGTGGATCTTTTGTTTAGGTGCAATCCAGGGCGGAGTTCCCTTAGCTATGACAGAAGCTACCCAAGCACGCTCGGATTCCTTGTTTTTAATCTTGTCATCATATTCTGTGGTGCCTAGCTCCCAATCCTCGAAGTATACATCATTGATTGACCCTGCATCAAAGAAGACTTCAACTCCGTGGACCAAAACAGTTTCTAGGAACCTACAGTTTCTCTTTTGTTCTGCGTTCCTAGATGCATCATAGGCAGCATAGAATATCTGTGTGAGTGTTTCATTATACTCTCCTGGGACCTAACTGAATGACTCCCACCCTCTTTTTTCGATGTTTTCTAGTACATGTGGGTAATGTTCTTTTAAACCGTTCAAGCTAAGCTGCTTTTCTTCCaggatttttctcttttctaagCCCTCCCTGTACAAGGTCTGAGAGTCGGCAACCCTAAACTTGagatcttctatatttttctaGTGCGCTTCAGCATGAAGATCAATAGGTGGCACAAGATCGGTATTTGCTTCCTCCTCTTCAGACTGGGAGGAATGCTCAAATGTCCTTCTAGCTGTGTCAGGTTGGGAGCATTTGGATTGATGTGCTTGTTGGCTCAGAACAACAGCTCATTTATTTCCTCGAGCGAGAGGTGATCGCAATGAGAGAGACTTCTTGAGTGCCATTCCGGTCAATGAAACTGTGGGTAAGTGGTTGATACATCATGGGAATCACATTGAGGAAGTATTAAGGGACCAAGAAACTTTTGCAAtgagttatgcgatcgcataacaacTATGCGAACCGCAGACTCATTGCATAACTAAAGCACTCAGGAGTTAAAACAATTTTGCGATCATGAAAGGGCCCGCAGAACAAGTTATGCGACCGCAGGTTGGTTGCATTAGTGCTCATCAGATGGGCAATTTATGGCCGTAGTCCGTGACATGAGTGTGCGATTGCAAACTCAACCGCAGAGTGCATTCTCAACAGGCCAGCTAGGGCACCCATATGCGACAACTTTTCAGACTACAAAGATCGTCTTCCTCAGTCAAAAAGGGTCAACCTACTCACGCACAGAGTTCCTCACACTCAAATTGAGAAATTTCCCACAAACTACTCACCCAAATCCCCACAACAAAGGATTGAGAATGAAGGGAAAGAAGGGAGGTGCAAGCACATGATATTATTCAATCATAATTAAGAAAAAAAGGGGAGGAAAATTACATACCAGATATCTGAGCTATTGAAGACTTCGGTACGAGATGTGAACCAAGTGAGTTCTCTATGAAATTCCAATCCTCTTTGTGTGATTGTGTGTGTTTTtggtcttttctttttcttctccttgttttttttgtttttgattttgttCGTGTTGTACAGTGCTTGTGTATGAGTGAGAGTGAGGGTGCGACTAGTATGCGAAAGGTTTAGGGTTTCACCTGTGCATTTTGCGACTGACAAGTGAATCCCATAAtatattatgcgatcgcatatgtgtTATGCAATGGATTAATGACTAGGTCGCTCAACCTTACTTTACGACGcgttctgcggtcacatagttGCTATGCGAGTCGCAGAAGTTGAAATCTTACTACATTTTTTAGGACCcaactttccattttttttattgtGTCTGCGACCACTATGTGGTTCACAAagtcattatgcgaccgcatagttgcCGCAAACCACAAAACCTCTTTTCTTCATTTACCTTAGTACTTGCACCTTGGTTCATGGTACTTTGGGCTACTTGCATTCTAACACATATGTTAACCTgctcaacaataacaactaaacCTACATAAATGAAAAACTAACAAAAAAAAtgttaccacacatgggttgcctcccaagaagcgcttgatttaacatcgcggcacgacaaTGTTGACCCTATTTGGGCTACTCAGTTGTGTGGGTTGGTATAGGACTATCCTTGAGAGAAAATTATTCTACCAAGTGCCTTTTCCATATGGTGCTGAGGTAATGCTTGACTCGTTGGCCATTTACTTTAAAAGTTCGAGTCCCGTCCTTGGACTCCAATTCAATAGCACCATAGGGGGACACATTCACAACTTTGAACGGGCCAGaccatttggatttgagtttgCCCAGAAATAACTTGAGTCTTGAGTTGAAGAGTAAGACCAAGTCTTCGGATTTGAATTCCCGCTTCAAAATCATCTTGTCATGAACAAATTTCATTCTCTTCTTATACATGGCTACACTCTTATAGGCATGGAGACAGAATTCTTCCATCTCATTGAGTTATGTCATCCTTAGGTTAGCAGTTTCGGCACAATGAAGATTCAACTTTTTCAATGCCCACttggctttgtgttcaagctccacTGGCAAGTGACACGCCTTAACAAAAACCAACCGGTGCGGTGAGGTGCCAATGGGAGTCTTAAATACTATGCGATATGCCCACAAcgcatcatctagcttccttgaccaGTCAGTCCTGTTTGCATTAACCATTTTTGCTAGGATGTTTTTGATCTCCTTGTTTGAAACTTCCACTTGGCCACTCGACTGaggatgataaggtgtggccACCTTATATTTGACTCCATACTTTTCAAGCAGCCTAGTGaaggccttgttgcaaaagtgataACCACCATCACTAAGGATGGCCCTGGCAGTACTAAACCGTGTGAATATATATTTCTTCAAGAAAGCGGTCACATTccttgcctcattgttgggcatgGCGATTGCCTTGGCCATTTGGAGACATAGTCCACAGCCACCAAGATATGTGTCATGCCATAAGAGCTCACGAAGGGACCCATCAAGTCtatcccccacacatcaaagatctcAACCTCCATTACAAagttcataggcatctcatgtcttttagaaattgaccCTTGTCTTTGACATTGATCAGATGCCTTGACCATTCGATTTGCGTCTTGGTAGATCGATGGCCAATATTATCCACATTCAAGCACTTTTGCCGCAGTATGATTTCCTCCATGATGGCTCCCAACCAGGAGTCATGGCATACCTTGAGAATTGGAATTACCTCATCTTCTGAAACACACCACCGAATGATGTTGTCGGCACAAATACGGAACATAAAGGGTTCCTCCCAATAGTACTGCATACACTCCCGCAAGAACCTTTTCTTTTGATAAGCTTCCAATCCGTTGGGAATAAGGTCACTAACCAAAAAGTTAGCGATGTCGGCATACCAAGGAGAGAATGTGCTAGACAATGCCAATATATGCTCATCTGGAAAGGCATCATTAATTTCAAGGTATTCTTTTGGTCTCCCTGCCTCCTCAAGCCTAGATAGGTAATccgcaacttgattttctgtccttTTCTGATCCTTGTCTTCaaagtcaaactcttgcaacaaaaggaCCCACCTAATCAATCTTGGTTTagcatccttctttgccataagATAGCGGAGAGCAGCATGATCGGTGTAAACTATCACTTTGGACCCCAACAAATAGGCTCGAAATTTTTCAAAAGCATAGACAATGGTGAGCAGCTCTTGCTCAGTCACAATGTAATTCATTTGTGTTCCATTgagtgtcttgcttgcatagtagatAGGATGAAGGATCTTCTTATGCTGTTGACCAAGTACCGCCCCAATAACTACaccactagcatcacacatgagttcaaatggaAGGGACCAATTGGTTGTTACAATAATAGGTGTCGTGGTGagattttctttcaattcctcaaaagcttTGAGACACTTCTCGtcaaacacaaactttgcatctttTTCAATGAGCTTGCACATGGGAtttgcaatttttgagaagtccttgataaaacacctgtagaaaccgGCATGCCCCAAGAAACTTTGGACACCTTTTACTAAAATGGGTGGAGGAAGCTTGGAAATGATTTTGATCTTTTCCTGGTCAACCTCTATGCCTTGTTGGAAATTTTGTGGCCCAAAACAATGCCCTcctccaccatgaagtggcacttttcccagttaaGCACAAGGTTGGTTTCTTCATATCTTTTGAGCACTTGTCTCAAGTTTTCAAGGCAATGCTCAAAGGAGTCACTTACTACAGAGAAGTCATCCATAAACACCTCTAGGAAATCTTCCACCATGTCCGAGAAGATTGACATCATGCACCGTTGAAAGGTAGCCGGGGCATTGCATAGCCCAAATGGCATATGGATGAAGGCAAAGGTCTTATACATGCATGTGaatgttgttttctcttgatcttctaaGGCAATGTTGATTTGGTTATAGCCGGAATAGCCATCCAAGAAGTAATAGAATGACCTTCCCActagccgatcaagcatttgatcaataaaaggcatagggaaatggtcCTTGCAAGTAGCACAgtttagcttccggtagtccatgaaAACTCTCCACCGGGTCACTGTTTTCGTTGGGATGAGCTCATTTTTGTCATTCTGAATCACGGTCATGCCTCCTCTCTTTGGCACACATCGCAGGGCTTACCCAAGAACTGCCGGCAATGGGGTAGACCACCCCGGCATCTAACTATTTGATGATTTCTTTATTTACCACCTCTTGCGTCGAAGGATTTaaccttctttgatgctccatGCTTGGTTTTATCTCTTGCTCCTATTGTATCTTGTGCTCACAAATTCCGTCGGGAATCCCTCGGATGTCTGCTATTGTCCACCCAATGGCTTGCCTGTGCTCCCTCAGGACATTCAACAAgtgttctacctgcacatcattcaacaaagaagaaacaattaCCAGTAGAGTTTCATtagagccaagaaatttataccttaagTGCGGTGGGAGTGGCTTGAGCTCAAGTTGTGGTGCTTCAATAATTGAAGGCTTGGCGGGAGGAGTGACTCTATTCTCTAAGTCAAGAGAAAGTTTCTTTGGTGCATAAGTGTAGGACCCAAGTACTTTTAATGCATTCATCGATTCCATGTACCCCTCCATGTCTTTACcatcaaaatttaccaaaatagcTGCCAACGCCTCACCAAGGCATTCTTCTTCCATCTTTATCTCGATTGCATCTTCTACCTCATCAACCACATCAGTGACTGAGATGCTTTTATATGCATATGGCAACTTCATACCCTTACTCGCTTAAAAGGTAACCTCTTTGTCATTCACTCGGAACTTGATCTCATTTCGTTTCGAATCCATAAGTGCTCTTCCGGTAGCACTGGAGggtctccccaaaatgataggGATTTCTTTGTCAACAGCAcaatcaaggatcacaaagtcGGCGGGAAGGAGGAACTTCCCCACTttcacaagaacatcatcaacaaTACCCACCGGTCTCTTTATTGAACGATCAACCATTTGAAACCTTATACTTGTAGGCATTGGAATACCTATCCCTGCTTGCCTGTAAATAGCAAGAGGGGTCAAGTTGATGCTAGCCCCGTTATCACAAAGAGCTATTGCAAAATTGTGCaacccaatagtgcatggaatggtAAAAGCTCTCGggtcttctttcttttgaacggtggttgttgcaatgatggaactaacccggtgagtcacattcaccacttcattctTGGTGGTTTTCTTCTTTGtgatcaagtctttcaaatactTAGAAAAACCCAACATTTTTTAAAATGCTTCCACAAATAGAATATTCACCGATAATTGCTTGAGAATGTCATAGAACTTCTCAAGTTTGATATCATCAACCTTCCTATCAAGTCTTTGAGGAAAAGGAGGATGAGGTCCAGGAATTGGTGCTAGATTTTTTGGTGTCTCTTTCATCTTTTCCTTAACCTCTTCCTGGCTCACTTCTTGAATTTTCACTTCTTCTGGGAATTTTTCAGCTTCAACGACAATTGGCACCTCAACATGTGTCTCAATTTCTTGTTTAGAATCTTCCACTTCGACCACTAGTTCATTTTCTCCTTGAAGTATTTTCCCACTCCGAGTTGTGATTGACATATAATGAAAAGTTGGACCGCTCCCACTATCTTTTGGGTTCACTATTG is a genomic window containing:
- the LOC107766999 gene encoding uncharacterized protein LOC107766999, whose amino-acid sequence is MSITTRSGKILQGENELVVEVEDSKQEIETHVEVPIVVEAEKFPEEVKIQEVSQEEVKEKMKETPKNLAPIPGPHPPFPQRLDRKVDDIKLEKFYDILKQLSKEDPRAFTIPCTIGLHNFAIALCDNGASINLTPLAIYRQAGIGIPMPTSIRFQMVDRSIKRPVGIVDDVLVKVGKFLLPADFVILDCAVDKEIPIILGRPSSATGRALMDSKRNEIKFRVNDKEVTF